From Paenibacillus sp. V4I7, one genomic window encodes:
- a CDS encoding sialidase family protein: MKLCEVSILPLEDGTLVAFLRENSGEGWDCYKSISYDQGESWIGLFRMPLPGCHRPISGLLQSGRVLITYRFMQGGKGWLGTWTQNFFAALTDQESAKAQDRRDQWTRILPVDFDRSPVADLGYSGWVQFEDGEIYVVQYIVDDAPKGQIRGYSLREDDFLLAAE, from the coding sequence TTGAAGCTTTGTGAGGTAAGTATCCTTCCGCTTGAGGACGGTACGCTGGTGGCCTTTTTGCGGGAAAACTCCGGTGAAGGCTGGGATTGTTATAAATCGATATCCTACGACCAGGGAGAAAGCTGGATAGGTCTGTTTCGAATGCCGCTGCCAGGATGCCATCGACCAATATCCGGTTTGTTGCAGAGCGGACGCGTGCTTATCACATATCGGTTCATGCAGGGCGGTAAGGGATGGCTCGGCACATGGACGCAAAATTTCTTTGCTGCTTTGACGGATCAGGAATCAGCCAAGGCGCAGGACCGGCGCGATCAGTGGACACGGATCTTGCCGGTCGATTTTGACCGCAGTCCGGTGGCCGATCTCGGCTACTCCGGATGGGTGCAGTTTGAGGATGGGGAAATCTACGTTGTGCAGTACATTGTTGACGACGCGCCGAAGGGGCAAATCCGGGGGTACAGCCTCCGAGAAGACGACTTTTTACTGGCAGCGGAATAA
- a CDS encoding dihydrodipicolinate synthase family protein gives MKPMAGHEIVGNWGTLMLPVNEDDRIDFIRLEQVVDYLAGLGLNGIYTNGTAGEFYTQSEEEYIRISELVADRCERNGLPFQIGASHMSPQLSLERIKRAVTYRPGAIQVILSDWFPLKDDEVIDCLKRMAEAADGIGLVLYNPPHAKRVLVPEVYGKLKQAVPSLVGIKLAGGDSAWYEAMKLYAQGISIFVPGHYLATGYSQGAHGAYSNVGCLNPLGAQRWYDLMTSDLPRALEIEMRIRGFMADYIAPFITEQGYCNAACDKLMSVIGGRSDVGSRMRWPYRSIPEFEAERLRSIAYELIPEIMKA, from the coding sequence ATGAAACCAATGGCTGGACATGAAATTGTAGGAAACTGGGGAACTCTGATGCTTCCCGTAAACGAGGATGATCGAATTGACTTTATCCGATTGGAGCAAGTCGTCGATTACTTGGCGGGACTCGGGCTGAATGGGATTTACACAAACGGAACGGCTGGAGAGTTTTACACTCAAAGCGAGGAGGAGTACATCCGTATCAGCGAGCTTGTGGCAGACCGATGTGAGCGTAATGGCTTGCCGTTTCAAATCGGTGCGAGCCATATGAGCCCGCAGCTCTCCCTGGAACGGATTAAGCGTGCGGTGACGTACCGGCCGGGCGCCATTCAGGTGATCCTGTCCGACTGGTTTCCACTTAAAGACGACGAAGTAATCGACTGTTTGAAGCGGATGGCGGAGGCGGCTGACGGCATCGGACTTGTGCTGTACAATCCGCCACACGCCAAGCGGGTATTAGTCCCAGAGGTATACGGCAAGCTGAAGCAGGCGGTACCGAGTCTAGTCGGCATCAAGCTGGCCGGAGGCGACTCGGCGTGGTATGAAGCCATGAAGCTGTATGCACAAGGTATTTCTATCTTCGTTCCGGGCCATTACCTCGCCACCGGCTATTCACAGGGTGCTCATGGAGCCTACTCAAATGTTGGTTGTCTCAACCCGCTCGGGGCACAGCGCTGGTACGACCTAATGACCTCTGACCTTCCTCGCGCACTTGAGATTGAGATGAGGATTCGAGGGTTCATGGCGGATTATATCGCTCCTTTCATCACGGAGCAAGGCTATTGTAATGCAGCCTGTGACAAGCTTATGTCGGTCATCGGCGGAAGGTCAGATGTGGGCAGCAGAATGCGCTGGCCGTACCGGAGTATTCCGGAATTCGAAGCTGAGCGTTTGCGGTCTATCGCTTACGAATTGATTCCGGAGATTATGAAGGCTTAA
- a CDS encoding AraC family transcriptional regulator produces the protein MYPQYLFEYPNIDSDFPFHMKKKRYTSVPSHRHDFIEFSFVLEGKGIERINGTEHDLLPGTIVLLLPYQIHEYRAHTDETLQMYICNFDMKLLTAGPESAWGLHELLLGRDNAQPAYIHLQGKAYEEGLQLWERLYQEHESSLAWRPIMLRALLLEALSLFVRNSGQHDQNQTEKQRSVSSNGIWPVVQYVYDHYLDPLSLTSLSERFHMHPTWLSTQFGEALGINFVDFLHELRIRHACSLLISSDLPISQVAFESGFSSYPTFSRAFLRIKGMTPRQYREQQGQVRH, from the coding sequence ATGTATCCACAATACCTTTTCGAATACCCAAATATCGATTCGGACTTTCCTTTTCATATGAAAAAAAAGAGATACACCTCTGTTCCCTCCCATCGTCACGATTTCATCGAATTTTCATTCGTCTTGGAAGGAAAAGGCATAGAGCGAATTAATGGGACCGAGCATGATCTGCTCCCTGGCACGATCGTGCTCCTGCTTCCTTACCAGATTCACGAATACCGGGCCCATACAGATGAGACGCTGCAGATGTACATCTGCAATTTCGATATGAAGCTGCTCACCGCAGGTCCCGAATCCGCTTGGGGTTTGCATGAGCTTTTACTAGGCAGAGACAACGCTCAACCGGCCTATATTCACTTACAAGGCAAAGCCTATGAGGAAGGACTGCAGCTGTGGGAACGGCTATATCAGGAGCATGAATCATCGCTCGCTTGGAGGCCGATCATGCTCAGAGCACTGCTGCTGGAGGCATTGTCGCTGTTTGTCCGAAACAGTGGTCAACACGACCAGAACCAGACCGAGAAACAGCGTTCTGTATCTTCAAACGGCATTTGGCCGGTTGTGCAGTATGTCTACGACCATTACCTAGATCCATTATCGTTAACGTCATTATCCGAGCGTTTTCATATGCACCCAACTTGGCTAAGTACACAATTTGGAGAAGCACTCGGCATCAATTTTGTTGATTTCCTTCACGAACTTCGAATTCGGCATGCCTGCAGCCTGCTGATTTCCTCCGACCTGCCCATTTCACAGGTCGCATTTGAGTCCGGGTTTTCCTCATATCCCACATTTTCTCGCGCGTTTCTTCGCATTAAAGGGATGACCCCGCGTCAATACCGGGAGCAGCAGGGTCAAGTACGGCATTGA
- a CDS encoding N-acetylneuraminate lyase, producing MTNPIKNRDSFRGIFTALLTPMYENGAIDFDSLTRLVEHQIEQGIHGFYVGGSTGEGFILTSEERKQVLEVVVRAAAGRVTIISHVGCISTMESINLAKHAELQGVDAVSAVVPFYYKVSMKEIREHYEAIMAAVSLPMIVYHFPGATGVSLSMDFYEQMSRNPQCIGVKFTSLNLFEMQQIRARCGQDFLIFNGHDEVYSAGAYAGANGAIGSTFNMMPGLFAQMYELIVSEDRPRMASIQSMQAEANEAIAHMIQFDVIAYEKYMLYLQGILATPTVRQPLKQFTTEEREQIESFYAQSEVLKRYRKQAISEGSI from the coding sequence ATGACCAATCCAATCAAAAACCGCGATTCGTTTCGCGGCATCTTTACAGCGCTTCTGACTCCAATGTACGAGAATGGTGCGATTGACTTTGATTCTTTGACACGTCTGGTTGAGCATCAAATCGAACAAGGTATTCATGGATTTTATGTAGGTGGCAGTACAGGCGAAGGGTTTATTTTGACAAGTGAGGAACGCAAGCAAGTGTTGGAAGTAGTTGTACGAGCAGCAGCCGGTCGCGTGACAATTATTTCGCATGTAGGCTGCATCAGTACGATGGAGTCAATTAATCTAGCCAAACATGCCGAGCTTCAAGGTGTCGATGCGGTATCGGCGGTTGTTCCTTTTTATTATAAAGTTTCAATGAAAGAAATACGCGAGCATTATGAAGCTATTATGGCGGCAGTGTCTCTGCCGATGATCGTCTATCATTTTCCAGGTGCAACAGGAGTCAGCTTGTCGATGGACTTCTACGAGCAAATGAGTCGAAATCCACAATGTATCGGTGTTAAATTTACATCGCTTAATTTGTTTGAAATGCAGCAAATCCGCGCTAGGTGCGGTCAAGATTTTCTCATATTTAATGGACATGATGAAGTGTATTCGGCAGGTGCATATGCAGGTGCGAACGGCGCCATCGGCAGCACATTCAACATGATGCCCGGATTATTCGCTCAAATGTACGAGTTAATCGTGTCAGAGGATCGACCTCGTATGGCGTCTATACAGTCGATGCAGGCGGAAGCCAACGAGGCAATCGCGCATATGATTCAATTCGATGTCATCGCTTATGAGAAGTATATGTTGTATCTTCAAGGCATTTTGGCAACGCCAACCGTCCGGCAGCCGCTGAAGCAATTTACTACAGAAGAGCGTGAGCAGATTGAATCGTTCTATGCACAGAGTGAAGTGCTGAAACGTTACAGAAAGCAGGCCATAAGTGAGGGATCGATTTGA
- a CDS encoding YhcH/YjgK/YiaL family protein yields the protein MIIDRISQWEQNQGQYGEAVRRALAYISKVNVADMPSLLEMDGKRMFVMKQSPTTGTFEEKLAEIHAQHADIHLVVEGEEWQGVASATGNNRMVEDRLEESDYALFEHVENETRILLRPGDFSIFWPGEVHRPNCHPKGSVHLVKLVVKIHRDLF from the coding sequence TTGATTATTGATAGGATCAGCCAATGGGAGCAAAACCAGGGGCAGTACGGTGAAGCCGTGCGGCGCGCTCTCGCCTATATCTCGAAAGTTAATGTCGCTGACATGCCTTCTTTGCTCGAGATGGATGGAAAGCGAATGTTCGTTATGAAGCAGTCGCCAACGACCGGAACCTTTGAGGAAAAGCTGGCTGAGATTCACGCGCAGCATGCGGACATCCATCTCGTGGTAGAAGGAGAGGAATGGCAGGGCGTTGCTTCTGCCACTGGGAACAACAGAATGGTGGAGGATCGGCTGGAAGAGAGCGATTATGCGCTGTTTGAGCATGTCGAGAACGAGACACGCATCTTGCTCCGTCCAGGCGACTTTAGCATATTTTGGCCAGGGGAAGTTCACCGCCCGAACTGCCATCCTAAGGGCAGCGTGCATTTAGTGAAGCTGGTCGTCAAGATCCATCGCGATTTGTTTTAA
- a CDS encoding ABC transporter substrate-binding protein, with product MEKIVKKGLSILLITGVAAGCASNQDPKPQAGGNVKPITLTMWAGTGFKDIEGYESKNYGDWEKQKAQEFQKLHPNVTVKVESVPFSDIEQKVNVAVAGNNPPDILYDNIPIRISKHARKDVLIELDDVVKDDKADWKEAFLNMGTINGKLYALPLGSVPQVVFLNKTIFEKKGVTVPKDRSWTWNEMKDALKKVADKNTYGIAYFAKNEQADQLMVSNVLAAGAQWANKDITEYTVNSSEGVEALSFMLSLQEEGLVAPGTATMDVNGNFELFKQGKLAILNHTSPVYGDLEAGKKNGAVDPSVEAFGIIPVVKEGVTPRITVTGENGYAIFKQDDPEKKKMAVEFVKFLTQPENIKAINKATYGISARKSGTYEITNKDAAEVFEQLNKLEIVDLGKNKAYFSTLRQKFYPEMQAAFLKAKSPKQALDDFVKNANELAAKK from the coding sequence ATGGAAAAGATCGTAAAAAAAGGACTCTCTATTTTATTAATTACAGGTGTTGCAGCGGGCTGTGCATCGAATCAGGATCCAAAGCCGCAAGCTGGAGGGAACGTTAAGCCGATCACGCTAACCATGTGGGCAGGCACGGGATTTAAAGATATAGAAGGTTACGAAAGCAAGAACTATGGAGACTGGGAAAAGCAGAAGGCGCAGGAATTTCAAAAGCTTCATCCGAACGTTACCGTTAAAGTCGAATCCGTTCCTTTCTCAGATATTGAGCAGAAGGTGAATGTGGCTGTAGCGGGGAACAATCCTCCAGACATTTTATATGACAACATTCCGATCCGGATCAGCAAGCACGCACGAAAAGACGTGTTGATCGAACTTGATGATGTAGTCAAAGATGATAAAGCAGACTGGAAGGAAGCTTTTCTCAACATGGGAACGATCAATGGAAAATTGTATGCACTGCCATTAGGCAGCGTTCCACAGGTCGTCTTTTTGAATAAAACCATTTTTGAGAAAAAAGGAGTTACCGTACCTAAGGATCGTTCTTGGACTTGGAATGAAATGAAGGATGCCTTGAAAAAGGTAGCTGACAAAAATACGTATGGCATCGCCTATTTCGCGAAAAACGAGCAAGCAGACCAACTGATGGTCAGCAATGTGCTTGCCGCAGGAGCCCAGTGGGCGAACAAGGATATCACGGAATATACCGTCAATAGTTCCGAAGGTGTTGAAGCCCTCTCCTTTATGCTGAGCTTGCAGGAGGAAGGACTGGTTGCTCCGGGTACCGCTACAATGGATGTGAACGGGAACTTTGAGCTCTTCAAACAGGGCAAGCTTGCCATCTTGAATCACACTTCCCCAGTTTATGGCGATCTGGAAGCAGGTAAGAAGAACGGAGCGGTTGATCCGTCCGTAGAAGCTTTCGGGATTATCCCCGTCGTGAAAGAAGGGGTTACCCCGCGAATCACGGTTACAGGTGAGAACGGGTACGCAATCTTTAAACAGGACGATCCAGAGAAGAAGAAGATGGCTGTCGAGTTCGTAAAGTTCTTGACCCAACCGGAGAACATTAAAGCGATTAATAAGGCAACTTATGGGATCTCAGCGCGTAAATCAGGCACTTATGAGATTACGAATAAAGACGCCGCAGAGGTATTTGAGCAGTTAAATAAATTGGAAATTGTCGACTTGGGTAAAAACAAAGCCTACTTCTCAACGCTAAGACAAAAGTTTTATCCAGAAATGCAAGCAGCCTTCCTGAAGGCGAAGAGCCCGAAGCAGGCGCTAGACGATTTCGTTAAAAATGCGAACGAACTGGCAGCTAAGAAGTAA
- a CDS encoding carbohydrate ABC transporter permease: MKLREWLWSYFFIGPNLLFLFVFLVFPLFYTFYLSFFEADIYSSVFIGFDNYSNLFGEELFRKAFVNTFYFVLIIVPCVIVISLVIAAFMQGFHKVSKSFFRLIFYLPVVSTPVVLSLVWAWMYNPSFGIIKYFSEVLGFGSVDVFSGQLSAILALSGIVVTWMVGQPIILYLSGMDGVPKDLYEAAEIDGAGALRTFFSITLPMISHTTLLIVITSTISVFQIFVVIHLITGGGPFHGTESLVYTIYRTAFVSLEFGKASAQSVILFFIILIISLLQFRLMKTKLD, translated from the coding sequence ATGAAGCTTCGCGAATGGCTGTGGAGTTACTTTTTTATCGGACCTAACTTATTGTTTCTATTCGTATTTTTAGTATTTCCGTTGTTTTATACGTTTTACTTAAGTTTTTTTGAAGCCGATATTTATTCCTCCGTCTTTATTGGATTTGACAATTATAGCAATTTGTTTGGGGAAGAATTGTTTCGTAAAGCATTCGTGAACACATTCTATTTTGTTCTGATCATCGTTCCCTGCGTCATCGTCATTTCACTGGTCATCGCAGCGTTCATGCAGGGATTCCATAAGGTTTCCAAAAGCTTTTTTCGGCTTATATTTTATTTGCCAGTCGTTAGTACGCCGGTCGTGTTATCGTTGGTGTGGGCCTGGATGTACAATCCTAGCTTTGGCATCATCAAGTATTTCTCCGAGGTACTTGGCTTCGGTTCAGTCGATGTGTTTTCAGGACAATTAAGCGCGATTTTGGCGCTTTCCGGTATCGTTGTCACCTGGATGGTAGGTCAGCCAATCATCCTGTATTTGTCGGGGATGGACGGCGTGCCAAAGGATCTATACGAGGCCGCTGAAATTGACGGGGCAGGTGCGCTGAGAACGTTTTTCAGCATTACACTTCCGATGATTTCACATACGACGCTATTAATCGTGATCACTTCGACAATTAGTGTGTTCCAAATTTTCGTTGTTATCCATTTAATTACAGGGGGCGGCCCGTTTCATGGAACGGAATCGCTTGTGTACACCATTTACCGGACGGCGTTCGTATCTTTGGAATTCGGTAAAGCGTCAGCTCAAAGCGTTATCCTGTTTTTTATAATTTTGATTATCTCGCTGCTGCAATTCCGACTCATGAAAACAAAACTGGATTAA
- a CDS encoding carbohydrate ABC transporter permease encodes MKLHVVSRYAFLLIISIVFIFPLYWMFTGSFKSQVSIWATPPEWFPNQLKIVNYEHIFSTTPAPLWVFNSVFTSLVTVVFVVIFSAMAGYAYAKKKFPGDKVLFIVVIATMMMPTQVTLVPLYIICRELGLIDSYLGVILPAIAFPFGVFIVRQFAKSIPDEIIESARIDGSGEIRMFATIVLPLLLPALGALSIFAFMHTWNDYLWQLIILQSKEKLTLPLGISTITYSENNVNYGYAMAGASLAAVPMIIFFLLLQRSFIKGITLGSVKG; translated from the coding sequence ATGAAATTACATGTTGTCTCCAGGTACGCTTTTCTTTTGATCATTTCGATCGTTTTTATTTTTCCGTTATATTGGATGTTTACAGGCTCTTTTAAATCCCAAGTATCGATCTGGGCAACTCCTCCCGAATGGTTTCCGAACCAGCTTAAGATTGTCAATTACGAGCATATTTTCTCCACGACTCCTGCACCGCTTTGGGTGTTTAATAGTGTGTTCACAAGCTTGGTAACCGTCGTTTTTGTTGTTATTTTCTCGGCAATGGCGGGATATGCTTATGCCAAGAAAAAGTTTCCTGGCGATAAAGTATTGTTCATTGTAGTGATTGCGACGATGATGATGCCGACTCAAGTCACACTCGTCCCCTTGTACATTATTTGCAGGGAGCTTGGGTTGATCGACAGTTACTTGGGAGTTATTCTACCAGCGATCGCCTTCCCGTTCGGGGTGTTCATTGTACGGCAGTTCGCCAAATCAATTCCTGATGAAATTATAGAATCGGCCAGAATCGATGGGTCTGGGGAAATCCGAATGTTTGCAACCATTGTGCTTCCGCTGCTACTTCCAGCACTTGGGGCACTGTCCATCTTCGCATTTATGCACACCTGGAATGATTATTTGTGGCAGCTTATTATATTGCAGTCCAAGGAAAAGCTAACGCTTCCACTTGGCATTTCGACGATTACGTATTCGGAGAACAACGTGAATTATGGCTATGCAATGGCTGGAGCATCCTTGGCGGCTGTTCCCATGATTATTTTCTTCCTGCTGCTGCAGCGAAGCTTTATTAAAGGAATCACGTTAGGCTCGGTTAAGGGATAA
- a CDS encoding response regulator: protein MNIIVVEDEVDILRGIQEVIEHSGLLFNQVFAVTTAEEALLLIEKYRPEIILTDILLPEMTGLDMLESVKAFDYLPKVIVISSYSNFMYAQRSIQLGAVDYILKPSPKEELTEKISLVYEMVQRELVSQERLKNQTVFARLGTEALKEKFVLGLCMQKTSLQEHIHHRLQVWNLQWLETQSYVSISLSINREDIRGREDKDINLDLFAIGNIAEEVLKNYHPSVMIRSIHHDWVILTAWEHEQSVAEEIHERVLKYQYISPAIGISNRMHSFQAISEAYEQARKALKVALLNSSRGIASYADITDRIGYEDGGPISEWVAEGVLEGDTELINRYMEETIHHFMLDRDVNKTGDLTLKCFEWILEIHSYLAEKIEMEISHFTLELWEKAERCPTVDDLKRLLRDHLYELMKLVAEQQHPSLPNFIIDKAKQIIDEKYGKAITLQSVADELSIHPVWLSRLFKKETGQNFLDYLTEIRIERAKHLLRSTHLKIYEIVEMIGYQEIQYFGKLFKKRTNMTPKEFRSGK, encoded by the coding sequence ATGAATATCATTGTTGTAGAGGACGAGGTCGACATTTTAAGGGGAATTCAAGAGGTCATCGAACACAGTGGGCTGCTTTTTAACCAAGTCTTCGCTGTAACTACCGCAGAGGAAGCACTCCTACTAATCGAAAAATACAGGCCGGAAATCATTTTGACGGATATTTTGCTTCCTGAAATGACAGGTTTGGATATGTTGGAATCGGTAAAAGCGTTCGACTATTTGCCAAAAGTGATCGTAATCAGCAGCTACAGTAATTTTATGTACGCCCAGCGCAGTATTCAATTGGGAGCGGTCGATTATATCCTCAAACCGTCACCTAAAGAGGAACTTACCGAAAAAATCAGTCTTGTATATGAAATGGTTCAGCGTGAGCTCGTTAGTCAGGAACGGCTGAAGAATCAAACCGTCTTCGCACGTCTTGGCACGGAAGCGCTTAAGGAAAAGTTCGTTTTGGGGCTGTGTATGCAAAAGACTTCGCTGCAGGAGCATATTCATCATCGTCTTCAGGTGTGGAACTTGCAATGGTTGGAGACACAGTCCTACGTTTCTATTTCTTTAAGTATAAACAGGGAGGATATAAGAGGCAGGGAAGATAAGGATATAAATCTAGACCTCTTTGCCATTGGCAATATAGCAGAGGAAGTGTTGAAGAACTACCATCCATCCGTAATGATCCGCAGTATTCACCATGATTGGGTCATCCTTACTGCATGGGAACATGAGCAGTCGGTTGCTGAAGAGATCCATGAACGGGTATTGAAATATCAATATATCAGTCCCGCTATTGGAATTAGCAATCGCATGCACTCTTTTCAAGCCATTTCGGAAGCTTATGAGCAAGCGCGCAAGGCGCTCAAGGTTGCCTTATTAAACAGCAGTCGAGGGATCGCCAGTTATGCGGATATCACAGATCGGATCGGTTATGAAGATGGAGGACCTATCAGTGAATGGGTGGCTGAAGGGGTGCTGGAAGGGGACACGGAGCTAATCAACCGGTATATGGAGGAAACCATCCATCACTTCATGCTAGACAGGGATGTGAACAAGACTGGCGATTTGACGCTCAAATGCTTTGAATGGATCCTGGAAATTCATTCCTATCTTGCAGAGAAGATTGAAATGGAAATCAGCCATTTTACGCTGGAACTTTGGGAAAAGGCGGAGCGCTGCCCGACAGTGGATGATTTAAAGCGGCTTCTGCGGGATCATCTTTACGAACTGATGAAGCTCGTAGCTGAGCAGCAGCATCCTAGCTTGCCGAATTTCATCATTGATAAAGCGAAGCAGATCATCGATGAGAAGTACGGAAAAGCCATTACCCTTCAGAGCGTAGCTGATGAGTTGAGTATTCACCCGGTATGGCTGAGCAGGCTGTTCAAGAAAGAAACGGGACAAAATTTTCTGGATTACTTAACCGAAATCCGCATCGAACGAGCGAAGCATTTGCTGCGCAGCACACATTTGAAAATTTATGAAATTGTTGAAATGATCGGTTATCAGGAGATCCAATATTTCGGTAAGCTGTTCAAGAAGAGAACGAATATGACTCCAAAGGAGTTTAGATCAGGCAAATGA
- a CDS encoding sensor histidine kinase, translating into MKAFRIRNLTLFVKMFILLFLSVSVPVAILGVWYFDKSSEQIEHITSALLTENLQQNRMRIEQFFWQTELHSESIIASQKLEVLDNQIEDRLFLSRSLSLMNELKGNYELSIYPPDVERYKTYSLLIQSGVKSPDSEWIQKAIRLKGRGFWYFQNDTFVFARMIRQMSDLRPLAVIQLSFPAALVNQQLLSPAEYPNFQHYIVDDDLGTVLYTGSDRELSQKKDMFISDIPLSNAPWKLVAAIPEKDLIGPVETIKRFSILLVLVSIGLISMLLALITNGFISPIKYVVGQMKKAQLGQLVPSERYGERNDEIGQLARGYNSLIFSLEELLVTTKQMESEKSRTEMQMLIHQINPHFLYNTLDAIKWRADHVKEVTIAEMVTSLSNLIRYSINNGEEFTTVEREVEHVKSYLSIESLRNHDTFQVIMNVQPRVLNVPILKLIIQPLVENSVRHGVNKLPTGQGKILVRVFIEGDELVCTVEDNGPGCSEEWQARMSSPDLPSGQTGGVGLYNVNRRLNIRFGTKYGVSLTKREHGGCKATIRHPLM; encoded by the coding sequence ATGAAAGCGTTTAGAATCAGGAATCTCACCTTATTTGTCAAAATGTTCATTCTCCTGTTTTTGTCCGTTTCGGTGCCGGTTGCGATTCTTGGAGTGTGGTACTTTGACAAATCCAGCGAACAAATCGAGCATATTACATCAGCCTTGCTCACGGAAAATTTGCAGCAGAATCGAATGCGTATCGAGCAATTCTTCTGGCAGACGGAGCTCCATTCTGAATCGATTATCGCCTCTCAGAAACTGGAGGTGCTTGATAATCAAATTGAGGATCGCTTGTTCTTAAGCAGATCACTCTCGTTAATGAATGAATTAAAGGGAAATTATGAGCTGTCTATTTACCCACCAGATGTAGAGAGGTACAAAACGTATTCTTTACTGATTCAATCAGGAGTGAAATCGCCCGACTCGGAGTGGATACAAAAAGCGATTCGACTAAAGGGCAGGGGCTTTTGGTATTTCCAGAACGATACGTTCGTTTTCGCAAGAATGATTCGGCAGATGTCCGATCTAAGGCCTCTGGCGGTAATCCAATTGAGCTTTCCGGCAGCATTAGTGAACCAGCAGCTTCTGTCGCCAGCGGAATACCCAAACTTTCAGCATTACATCGTTGATGACGATCTCGGAACCGTTTTGTACACAGGCTCGGATCGGGAACTTTCCCAGAAAAAAGATATGTTCATATCCGATATTCCACTATCCAATGCACCATGGAAACTAGTCGCCGCCATCCCTGAGAAGGATTTGATTGGCCCAGTGGAGACGATCAAACGTTTCTCCATACTGCTCGTTCTGGTAAGTATTGGTTTGATTTCGATGCTGCTCGCTCTGATTACAAACGGTTTTATTTCCCCGATTAAATATGTAGTCGGTCAAATGAAAAAGGCGCAGTTGGGACAGCTAGTACCAAGCGAGAGGTATGGAGAACGCAACGATGAAATCGGTCAGCTGGCACGAGGGTACAATTCCTTAATTTTCAGCCTAGAGGAACTGCTCGTTACAACGAAACAGATGGAGTCCGAGAAGTCTCGAACGGAAATGCAAATGTTGATTCATCAGATTAACCCACATTTCCTTTACAATACGCTCGACGCGATTAAATGGAGAGCAGATCACGTGAAGGAAGTAACGATTGCGGAAATGGTCACCTCGTTAAGCAATTTAATTCGATACAGTATTAATAACGGTGAAGAGTTCACGACAGTCGAGCGGGAAGTTGAGCACGTCAAAAGCTATCTGAGTATTGAGTCATTGCGAAACCACGATACGTTTCAAGTCATCATGAATGTTCAGCCTCGTGTCTTGAATGTGCCGATATTGAAATTAATTATCCAACCGCTTGTAGAGAATTCTGTGCGGCATGGGGTCAATAAGCTGCCGACTGGACAGGGGAAAATTCTCGTCCGCGTTTTTATCGAAGGCGATGAGCTGGTTTGCACAGTGGAGGATAACGGACCTGGGTGCTCGGAAGAATGGCAAGCTCGAATGAGCAGTCCAGATCTGCCTTCAGGGCAGACTGGGGGGGTTGGACTATATAATGTCAATCGCAGGCTGAATATTCGCTTTGGCACCAAGTATGGGGTGTCGTTGACCAAGAGGGAACATGGAGGATGCAAAGCGACGATTCGCCATCCGCTGATGTGA